Proteins encoded together in one Impatiens glandulifera chromosome 1, dImpGla2.1, whole genome shotgun sequence window:
- the LOC124938162 gene encoding uncharacterized protein LOC124938162: MVSERVQKKEEHGGFGQGRVVDRIQLPTVENVHDVENEADSENVENSSVDAWKNVHDTIENLTKISTCNSSNVQSIHSILQILNAYIQNPSAHNDGGSDKPEHEPEPEHEPEPPSTALSIPMEIIQAMPLKKRTPRLRRKPLKLRTLVANDVVKKVAKDVLKPAAKDFIKTVAKNVVKPVDEILYSSNYISLPRSVLQSIKNGHWLDTNIIDVWAMEMNTVAQYEALTNNIERRRIFFSTVHCGVYEFGDNLYNDSLNLEVKSFGITIQALDEADLIFVSLCISSHFYVSVYNKIKEEIEIIDNRTVPDGIKFEDKYEKLPTILKKLMGFLKSVMKSPIADALSTYKMKLVTMSWQDNSNYDDCGVYMMLHMENYMGEAHN, encoded by the exons ATGGTATCTGAAAGAGTACAAAAAAAAGAGGAACATGGGGGATTCGGCCAAGGGAGGGTTGTTGATAGGATTCAGTTACCTACAGTGGAGAATGTGCATGATGTGGAGAATGAAGCTGATTCGGAGAATGTGGAGAATTCAAGTGTTGATGCTTGGAAGAATGTGCATGATACAATTGAGAACTTAACAAAGATCTCAACATGCAATTCTTCAAATGTTCAATCCATACATTCAATACTTCAAATATTGAATGCATACATACAAAATCCAAGCGCTCACAATGATGGTGGAAGTGACAAGCCTGAGCATGAGCCTGAGCCTGAGCATGAGCCTGAACCCCCATCCACTGCGTTATCAATCCCCATGGAAATAATACAAGCTATGCCGTTGAAGAAGAGAACTCCCCGTCTAAGGAGGAAACCTTTGAAGTTGAGAACTCTAGTGGCGAATGATGTTGTTAAGAAGGTGGCGAAAGATGTTCTTAAGCCGGCGGCGAAAGATTTTATTAAGACTGTGGCAAAAAATGTTGTTAAACCGGTGGATGAGATCCTATACTCAAGCAATTATATAAGCCTACCACGTAGTGTTTTGCAGTCGATAAAGAATGGCCACTGGCTTGACACAAATATCATCGACGTTTGGGCAATGGAAATGAATACCGTTGCACAATACGAAGCCTTAACTAACAATATCGAAAGAAGAAGGATATTCTTCTCAACTGTACATTGTGGAGTGTATGAATTTGGAGACAACTTATATAATGATTCACTGAACCTGGAAGTGAAGTCATTCGGCATAACAATACAAGCACTCGATGAAGCAGACCTA ATTTTTGTTTCGTTATGTATAAGTTCACATTTCTATGTGTCGGTATACAACAAAATCAAAGAGGAAATTGAAATCATCGACAATAGGACAGTCCCTGATGGTATTAAATTTGAGGACAAGTATGAGAAGCTTCCGACAATACTGAAAAAGCTAATGGGTTTTTTGAAGTCTGTGATGAAGTCTCCCATCGCTGATGCACTCTCCACCTACAAGATGAAGTTGGTCACTATGTCGTGGCAAGATAACAGCAACTATGATGATTGTGGAGTGTATATGATGCTTCATATGGAGAATTACATGGGCGAGGCCCATAATTGA
- the LOC124938170 gene encoding protein FAR1-RELATED SEQUENCE 4-like, whose translation MGEPSSSPPNVQIPIVGITFDSKNELREYYNAYTQSKGFGICKLGARNGKDGKQKWFSIACAKNGVFTSKGKNILQLRPSIKTNCKVKINIAVRNECEFEITSVYLEHNHILSPGKSRHIRSHKVLDSIAKRRLEVNDVAGIPLSKTFQSIVVEAGGYENLNFDERSCRNFISKARRLR comes from the exons ATGGGTGAACCATCATCATCCCCTCCCAATGTTCAAATCCCCATTGTTGGCATTACTTTTGATTCTAAAAATGAACTTCGTGAGTATTATAATGCTTACACACAATCAAAGGGTTTTGGCATTTGTAAGTTAGGAGCAAGAAATGGGAAAGATGGAAAGCAAAAGTGGTTCTCCATTGCATGTGCTAAAAATGGTGTATTTACTTCAAAagggaaaaatattttacaacttAGACCTTCCATCAAGACGAATTGTAAGGTTAAGATTAACATTGCTGTTAGGAATGAGTGTGAATTTGAGATTACTAGTGTTTACCTTGAGCACAACCATATATTGAGCCCGGGAAAGTCTAGACATATTAGATCTCACAAAGTTCTAGATTCAATTGCGAAGAGAAGATTGGAAGTAAACGACGTAGCTGGAATACCTTTGTCAAAAACATTTCAATCTATTGTGGTTGAAGCTGGAGGATATGAGAATTTGAACTTTGATGAGAGAAGTTGTAGAAATTTTATTTCGAAAGCTAGAAGGTTGAG ATGA